The following are from one region of the ANME-2 cluster archaeon genome:
- the pfdA gene encoding prefoldin subunit alpha: MSSNQELSKEDIQKMSNQFQQLQYQSDALSQQLNMVSASLAESEKAINTITEIEGTEDGHEILIPIGSGTNIMAKLLKPDTVIMEIGAGISMEKDLDNAKKSLEIQKEELTKFHQTTQNNLEQIVTKMHEIESVVTTAIKGQQAGQIAQQTNQGPIQGL, from the coding sequence TTGTCTTCTAATCAAGAACTATCAAAAGAGGACATCCAGAAAATGTCAAATCAGTTCCAGCAATTGCAATACCAGTCAGATGCACTATCACAACAATTGAACATGGTCAGTGCTTCTTTAGCCGAATCCGAGAAGGCCATCAATACCATAACTGAGATTGAAGGAACAGAAGACGGACACGAAATCCTGATTCCTATCGGTTCGGGTACTAATATCATGGCAAAACTGTTAAAACCAGATACTGTGATCATGGAAATTGGTGCAGGTATCAGTATGGAAAAGGATTTGGACAATGCTAAAAAAAGCCTGGAAATCCAGAAAGAAGAGCTTACCAAGTTCCATCAAACCACCCAGAACAACCTGGAGCAGATCGTAACAAAGATGCATGAGATCGAGTCCGTTGTGACAACTGCAATAAAAGGACAGCAGGCAGGTCAAATAGCACAGCAGACAAATCAAGGTCCAATACAGGGTTTGTAG
- the ftsY gene encoding signal recognition particle-docking protein FtsY translates to MFNSLKKKLSSFKNSFGDILDQQAEEASEDIQQEGSGGVTKEEKKETPSVAVGIKQKAKALLLSREFIISEKSLEEPLWDLEVALLESDVALEVAEEIVGYVKSELAGTNYKIGGNKKDIVEQALRKALISVLNVDTLDFDDFIEQANKPVNIAFVGVNGTGKTTTISKIAKRLKDRGYSVVLAAGDTFRAGAIDQLQRHADNLGLKMIKHQEGGDPAAVIYDSVEYAKARKIDVVLADTAGRMHTNINLMDQLKKICRVSPPDLVIFVDEAIAGNDAVERAHLFNQTVPISGSILTKSDADSKGGAAISIAHTTGKPILFFGVGQEYDDIVKFDPQWLVDRLFE, encoded by the coding sequence ATGTTCAATAGTTTAAAAAAGAAACTCAGCAGCTTCAAAAATTCATTTGGTGACATACTGGATCAACAGGCTGAAGAAGCATCTGAAGACATCCAGCAGGAAGGGTCAGGTGGTGTCACTAAAGAAGAAAAAAAAGAGACACCATCAGTAGCAGTTGGAATCAAACAGAAGGCTAAAGCACTGCTGCTTAGTCGTGAGTTCATAATAAGTGAAAAATCGCTGGAAGAACCTTTATGGGACCTGGAAGTGGCACTTCTTGAAAGTGATGTTGCCCTGGAAGTTGCGGAAGAGATAGTGGGATATGTGAAGTCGGAACTGGCTGGAACCAACTATAAGATCGGTGGGAACAAAAAGGATATTGTAGAACAGGCTCTCAGAAAAGCGCTTATCAGTGTATTGAACGTAGATACCCTGGATTTTGATGACTTTATTGAACAGGCAAATAAACCTGTCAATATTGCATTTGTCGGCGTGAACGGCACCGGTAAGACCACCACTATCTCCAAGATAGCCAAGCGGCTTAAAGACAGGGGATATTCGGTGGTACTGGCGGCCGGCGATACATTCAGGGCTGGTGCCATTGACCAGCTGCAGCGTCATGCAGATAACCTGGGATTGAAGATGATCAAACACCAGGAAGGCGGCGACCCGGCTGCTGTGATATATGATTCGGTGGAGTATGCCAAAGCCCGGAAAATAGATGTGGTGCTGGCAGATACGGCTGGCAGGATGCATACAAATATCAACCTGATGGACCAGTTAAAGAAGATATGCAGGGTATCCCCCCCTGACCTTGTGATATTCGTGGACGAGGCAATTGCTGGCAACGATGCAGTGGAACGTGCCCATCTATTCAACCAGACAGTACCGATAAGCGGAAGCATATTGACCAAGTCTGATGCAGATTCCAAAGGCGGCGCAGCTATTTCCATAGCACATACCACAGGTAAACCCATACTGTTCTTCGGAGTGGGCCAGGAATACGACGATATTGTTAAGTTCGATCCCCAGTGGCTGGTGGACAGGCTGTTCGAGTGA
- the larE gene encoding ATP-dependent sacrificial sulfur transferase LarE — MNESTVPGHHSTEERIDQVVEYLKNINGVLVAYSGGVDSSTLAALAHMALGERCVAVTAEGQTLPARELESSRSTARSLGIRHIIIPYNELDEPEFANNPVDRCYHCKNGLFRELKKLASEMGLEAVAEGTNASELTGHRPGHKAAIENGILTPFADLGINKNEIRQMAKYLGLSIWDKPQLACLSSRFPYGRTITVQGLQKVEKAEDYLFNLGVSQCRVRDHEDIARIEVSGDDLHIILKYRDDIVSVFKELGYTYITLDLEGFRSGSFDIAIKTGTRAELR, encoded by the coding sequence ATGAATGAAAGCACAGTTCCCGGTCATCACTCCACTGAGGAAAGAATAGACCAAGTGGTTGAATATCTCAAAAACATCAATGGTGTGCTTGTGGCATACAGCGGCGGAGTGGACAGCAGTACACTGGCAGCACTGGCACATATGGCACTTGGAGAGCGGTGCGTTGCCGTTACCGCTGAGGGCCAGACCCTGCCGGCACGGGAACTGGAAAGTTCCAGAAGTACAGCCAGATCATTAGGTATCAGGCATATCATTATCCCCTATAATGAGCTGGATGAGCCGGAATTTGCCAATAACCCGGTTGATAGATGCTACCATTGTAAAAATGGCCTGTTCAGGGAATTGAAGAAACTGGCCAGTGAAATGGGATTGGAAGCTGTAGCTGAAGGGACTAATGCTTCAGAACTAACAGGACACAGGCCTGGCCACAAGGCAGCGATTGAAAACGGGATACTTACACCTTTTGCAGACCTTGGTATTAACAAAAACGAGATACGGCAGATGGCAAAGTATCTTGGATTATCAATATGGGATAAACCTCAACTGGCATGCCTGTCCAGCAGGTTCCCTTACGGACGGACTATTACAGTTCAGGGACTTCAAAAGGTGGAGAAGGCAGAGGATTATCTTTTTAATCTCGGGGTCAGCCAGTGCAGGGTACGAGACCATGAAGACATTGCACGTATTGAAGTATCAGGGGATGATCTTCATATTATACTGAAGTACAGGGATGATATTGTGAGTGTTTTTAAAGAACTTGGTTATACCTATATCACCCTTGACCTGGAGGGCTTCAGGAGCGGAAGTTTTGATATCGCTATAAAAACCGGGACCCGGGCTGAATTAAGATAA
- a CDS encoding ribose 1,5-bisphosphate isomerase translates to MDKIIDVAKKIRNMEIRGAGTIARAAAQALKDYALVQETTVKQEFDSQLSRAAEILVSTRPTAVSLPNAVRIVMAYKGGSVDEARSDLVRLADEFISTSKEATRRIGLIGSQRIGDGDTIMTHCNSQAALSVIAEAHRSGKNIKVIATESRPRLQGHLTIQQLNELGIETTLIVDSAVRYFMKDVDLVVVGADAVTTNGSVINKIGTSQLALAAHEGRTNLIVAAETYKFSPRTLLGEMIEIEERDTGEVIDPEKLSGMKHVRVKNPAFDVTPSSYIDLICTEAGAISPEMSYIIIRDILGWDVRDMQEIIENSNKKR, encoded by the coding sequence ATGGATAAGATAATTGACGTTGCTAAAAAGATACGGAATATGGAAATACGCGGAGCCGGTACCATTGCCAGGGCAGCGGCACAGGCTCTAAAGGACTATGCCCTTGTACAGGAAACCACTGTAAAGCAAGAGTTTGACAGCCAGTTATCCAGGGCGGCAGAAATACTTGTATCAACAAGACCCACTGCGGTATCTTTGCCAAATGCTGTCAGGATAGTAATGGCATACAAGGGAGGATCAGTAGATGAGGCAAGATCTGATCTGGTAAGGCTGGCCGATGAGTTCATTTCCACATCAAAGGAAGCAACCAGGCGGATCGGTCTGATCGGCAGTCAGCGCATAGGCGATGGCGATACAATTATGACCCACTGCAACAGCCAGGCTGCCTTATCAGTAATAGCCGAAGCTCATCGCAGCGGGAAAAATATCAAAGTAATAGCTACAGAGAGCAGGCCCAGGTTGCAGGGTCATTTAACAATTCAACAACTTAACGAGCTGGGCATAGAGACCACACTGATCGTTGATTCGGCAGTCAGGTACTTTATGAAGGATGTGGACCTGGTGGTGGTAGGAGCAGATGCAGTGACAACAAATGGGTCGGTCATTAATAAAATTGGTACATCCCAATTGGCACTGGCAGCCCACGAGGGCAGGACAAACCTGATAGTGGCGGCAGAGACTTATAAGTTCAGTCCACGCACACTGCTTGGTGAAATGATAGAAATTGAAGAGCGGGATACAGGGGAGGTCATTGACCCTGAAAAACTATCAGGCATGAAACATGTCAGAGTAAAAAATCCGGCTTTTGATGTCACCCCTTCAAGCTATATTGACCTTATCTGTACTGAAGCGGGAGCGATCTCACCTGAAATGAGCTATATTATCATCCGTGACATCCTGGGATGGGATGTAAGAGATATGCAGGAAATTATAGAAAATTCAAATAAAAAAAGATGA
- the cofC gene encoding 2-phospho-L-lactate guanylyltransferase: MRAVIPFKKENAKSRLSEVLSETQRQKLALCMLFDVISALEKSGKFDEIDILNSSFSSIMNTEFPLNINILLNEKNLNDALNEYLKKSAEHWDGTVFIIMADMPLVTEKQVIELTNKTADVVIAPGSGGGTNALLIRNQEKFHVDYYGTSFLDHLKIAKEAGLTVDVYDSFLVSTDMDEPDDLVELLIHGQGRAADYLRSVGISLDTKTGKLNLKKKS, translated from the coding sequence ATAAGAGCTGTAATCCCCTTTAAAAAAGAGAATGCAAAATCAAGACTATCGGAAGTACTTTCCGAAACCCAGAGGCAAAAGCTTGCTCTTTGTATGTTATTTGATGTTATAAGTGCACTGGAAAAGTCAGGGAAATTCGATGAGATCGATATTTTGAATTCTTCATTTTCCAGCATAATGAATACTGAGTTTCCGTTAAATATCAATATCCTGCTAAATGAGAAAAACTTGAACGATGCATTGAACGAATATCTCAAAAAATCGGCCGAACACTGGGATGGTACTGTGTTTATCATCATGGCTGATATGCCGTTGGTTACTGAAAAACAGGTTATCGAACTTACAAATAAGACAGCAGACGTGGTAATAGCCCCGGGTTCGGGTGGCGGGACCAATGCCTTGCTGATACGAAATCAGGAAAAATTCCATGTGGATTATTACGGTACCAGTTTCCTTGACCACTTAAAGATTGCAAAAGAGGCTGGCCTGACTGTGGATGTGTATGATTCCTTTTTGGTCAGCACTGATATGGATGAACCCGATGACCTGGTAGAACTACTGATACACGGGCAGGGCAGGGCAGCAGATTATCTCAGGTCTGTCGGAATATCACTTGATACCAAAACTGGTAAACTTAACCTGAAAAAAAAGAGTTGA
- a CDS encoding ADP-ribosylglycohydrolase family protein: MYRNKYTGCLLGSAVGDALGMQTEGMSPGEIKQKFNIVFDYGPGMPGTPNEKLRAGQYTDDTEQTLILARSILEAGKFDPVLFSKKLVEHYAMIVSDPGSNRGWGRTSLDSCKRLQSGTLWNESGGDSPTCGSSMRISPIGLLYPDNLEQVERTAVDSSLPTHRHPESIAGAVTVASAVSLAITNTSPDIILKTASSLAKKYDHVLGNKIFSIEKMRYMPELNAFSTIGTSLMTRDVVPSAFYCFSKNPLDFSSAMITAINAGGDTDSIAAVTGAICGAYLGIDAIPKKWLDGLENHDEIESLALELWEIGRHNMKE; the protein is encoded by the coding sequence ATGTATAGAAATAAATATACCGGGTGCTTGCTGGGAAGTGCTGTGGGGGATGCACTGGGAATGCAAACAGAAGGCATGAGTCCTGGTGAGATAAAACAAAAATTCAATATCGTGTTTGATTACGGACCAGGCATGCCAGGAACTCCTAACGAAAAACTTAGAGCTGGGCAGTATACTGATGATACTGAACAAACACTGATCCTTGCACGTAGTATCTTGGAAGCTGGTAAATTCGACCCTGTGCTTTTCTCAAAGAAACTTGTTGAACATTATGCAATGATCGTATCAGACCCCGGATCAAACAGAGGTTGGGGCCGTACAAGTCTTGATTCCTGCAAGCGGTTACAATCCGGCACCCTATGGAATGAATCCGGTGGTGATTCACCCACATGCGGCTCATCAATGCGTATATCCCCGATCGGACTGCTCTATCCGGATAACTTAGAACAAGTTGAAAGAACGGCAGTAGATTCATCATTACCAACCCACAGACATCCCGAATCCATCGCTGGCGCAGTGACCGTAGCATCTGCAGTTTCTCTTGCAATAACAAACACCAGCCCTGATATTATTTTAAAGACTGCCAGCAGCCTGGCTAAAAAGTACGACCATGTGCTGGGCAACAAAATCTTTTCCATTGAAAAAATGAGATATATGCCAGAGCTCAATGCATTCTCCACAATAGGCACTTCCCTGATGACACGGGATGTAGTACCTTCGGCATTCTATTGTTTTTCTAAAAATCCGCTGGATTTTTCAAGTGCCATGATTACTGCTATTAATGCAGGTGGGGATACTGATTCTATTGCTGCTGTTACAGGTGCTATCTGCGGCGCATATCTTGGAATTGACGCTATTCCAAAAAAATGGCTGGATGGGCTTGAGAACCATGATGAGATCGAATCACTTGCCCTGGAACTATGGGAAATCGGCAGACATAATATGAAAGAGTGA
- a CDS encoding DUF2551 domain-containing protein: MGSLKRRIKERLEKYLELDTVGIRNTLLNIFLEIKEATVDTIHKILSKKYDVSHNMVASMIGYVHSKLGILRARKESYKTPTVYTLKDDYVELVKSALIKPKPT; the protein is encoded by the coding sequence ATGGGATCCCTCAAAAGAAGAATCAAGGAACGGTTAGAAAAGTATCTTGAACTTGATACTGTAGGAATAAGAAATACTCTCCTGAACATCTTCCTTGAAATAAAAGAGGCTACTGTTGATACAATTCATAAAATCCTTTCTAAGAAATATGATGTCTCACATAATATGGTAGCATCAATGATAGGCTATGTGCATTCAAAACTGGGGATACTCAGAGCACGTAAAGAGTCCTATAAAACACCAACAGTATACACACTAAAAGATGATTACGTAGAATTGGTGAAATCTGCATTAATAAAGCCTAAGCCCACTTAA
- a CDS encoding HDIG domain-containing protein: MPDKNAAIELLKLAGCSDNVINHCKVVSDCAREMAEKIYHNGYAVDIELVQIGALLHDVGRSRTHDIRHGVEGVILAKDFGLDDKIAGIIRTHIGAGITPEDTVSLGLPPDRYIPLTLEEKIVAHADNLVEDETRVSIFEKVEILRKKGREEHIIEKIIHLNNEIENMID, encoded by the coding sequence ATACCGGATAAAAACGCTGCTATTGAATTGCTTAAGCTTGCCGGATGCAGTGACAACGTGATAAATCACTGCAAAGTGGTTTCAGATTGTGCCAGGGAGATGGCTGAGAAAATTTATCATAACGGGTATGCCGTAGATATAGAACTTGTGCAGATTGGAGCATTACTTCACGATGTCGGCCGGTCACGAACACACGACATCAGGCATGGGGTGGAGGGGGTCATTCTGGCAAAGGATTTTGGGCTTGATGATAAGATAGCCGGAATTATCAGGACACATATCGGTGCAGGAATAACACCTGAAGATACTGTTTCGTTGGGTCTGCCGCCAGATAGGTATATTCCTTTAACCCTGGAAGAAAAGATCGTGGCCCATGCAGATAATCTGGTTGAGGATGAAACGAGAGTCTCGATCTTCGAAAAGGTGGAAATCCTCAGAAAAAAAGGGCGTGAGGAACATATCATCGAAAAAATTATCCACTTGAACAATGAGATTGAAAATATGATCGACTAA
- a CDS encoding transcription factor: MVNLDDPVIQGLLFNLVGEDGMDVVLNMPDGEITDDGVAEITNVPLNIVRRTLYILFENRLATYRRERNKDSGWLTYLWKIDLNGINELLEAETKKFIRNLKTKFEFENDNMFYVCKNNCGRFVFDTVAELEFLCPNCGEDVIFDDNELIRQTLKKRINELT; encoded by the coding sequence TTGGTAAACCTGGATGATCCGGTAATTCAAGGTCTTTTATTTAATTTGGTTGGAGAAGATGGAATGGACGTTGTCCTGAACATGCCTGATGGGGAGATTACTGATGATGGAGTAGCTGAGATAACGAACGTCCCGTTAAACATTGTAAGGCGAACCCTCTATATTCTTTTTGAGAATAGGCTTGCCACATACAGGCGTGAAAGGAATAAGGACAGTGGCTGGCTTACATACTTGTGGAAAATAGACCTTAATGGCATTAATGAATTGCTTGAAGCTGAAACTAAAAAATTTATCCGGAATCTCAAGACCAAATTTGAATTTGAAAATGATAATATGTTCTATGTTTGCAAGAACAACTGTGGTCGATTCGTATTTGATACTGTGGCTGAGTTAGAGTTCTTATGTCCCAATTGTGGTGAGGATGTGATCTTTGATGACAATGAACTTATCAGGCAGACTTTGAAAAAGCGGATCAATGAGTTGACGTAA
- a CDS encoding ATP-grasp domain-containing protein: protein MKVLVIGVNTRHIACSASRAGYTVYTLGRFNDVDLKVCSEKSVIHDMSDVIDLELPKLAPLIRTLLPIDFIVLGPGFEHLGNWVEEITQGNIPVLNNPPHIFTRISDKAWLAGKLKVLNLPHPFTVLLDSLNTPEDWSGGYPAIIKPRVGAGGMENRLISDLKDLKMTMAVLECGQYLLQEYIKGTVASVSIISTGKQAVAIAVNEQLAGIDTLTGMPFAYCGNITPYVSEHNDWMRETSMNLAVELELFGSNGVDFIITDKGPVVLEINPRFQGSIDTVERSTGLNIFRLHHESFQGKLSVCGDSQCFSIKTIFFAPRRLVVEKKEYDYLVQCYNKGTTADVPSKGTVCEKDEPVVSFLSEGNSRMEVVRQVEQLVNGLTDIIEDIHTEV from the coding sequence ATGAAAGTTCTGGTAATAGGGGTCAACACGCGCCACATAGCCTGTTCTGCCAGCCGGGCCGGGTATACGGTATATACACTTGGCAGGTTCAATGATGTGGATCTGAAAGTCTGTTCTGAGAAGTCAGTAATTCACGACATGTCTGATGTCATTGACCTGGAACTACCAAAACTTGCACCACTTATCAGGACACTTCTCCCTATTGATTTCATTGTGTTGGGGCCCGGGTTCGAACACCTGGGCAACTGGGTGGAAGAAATAACCCAGGGAAATATTCCTGTGCTCAATAATCCTCCCCATATATTTACAAGAATTTCTGATAAGGCCTGGCTGGCAGGTAAGTTAAAGGTCCTGAACCTGCCCCACCCTTTTACAGTCTTACTTGATTCCCTTAACACTCCTGAGGACTGGAGTGGTGGCTATCCGGCCATCATTAAACCAAGGGTCGGGGCCGGTGGAATGGAAAACAGGTTGATAAGTGATTTAAAAGACCTTAAAATGACAATGGCCGTGCTTGAGTGTGGACAGTACCTGCTTCAGGAATACATTAAGGGCACTGTGGCAAGCGTATCTATTATATCTACAGGTAAGCAAGCTGTTGCTATTGCTGTTAATGAACAGCTTGCCGGGATTGATACACTCACAGGGATGCCCTTTGCATATTGTGGTAACATCACACCATACGTATCTGAACACAATGACTGGATGCGTGAAACCTCTATGAACCTGGCCGTGGAACTGGAATTGTTCGGCTCGAACGGGGTGGATTTCATAATAACTGACAAAGGACCTGTCGTCCTTGAAATCAACCCCCGGTTCCAGGGAAGCATCGATACAGTTGAAAGGTCCACCGGGCTCAACATTTTCCGGCTGCACCATGAATCATTCCAGGGAAAGCTGTCCGTGTGCGGGGATAGCCAGTGCTTTTCCATCAAGACAATATTCTTTGCCCCGCGAAGGCTTGTGGTGGAAAAAAAGGAATATGATTATTTAGTGCAATGTTACAATAAAGGTACGACTGCCGATGTTCCTTCCAAAGGAACTGTGTGTGAAAAGGATGAACCAGTGGTATCGTTCTTATCAGAAGGCAACAGCAGGATGGAAGTTGTCAGGCAGGTAGAGCAGCTTGTTAATGGTCTAACTGATATTATTGAAGATATCCACACGGAAGTTTAA
- a CDS encoding sodium:proton antiporter, whose amino-acid sequence MPEATYILSILAVVLLMGIGAQLFARFLKMPSIVFLLLFGIILGPEGLKIVDMTGFENELEAIVALSVAIIIFDGGLQINVRHIRKLQRNILNIITIGVLITFTGASITAYYLLEIEPGMAMLFGALVCATGPTVITPLVKQIHVNQKISKILETEGVLNDPISVILAALIFEWILLDKSGISALGYMAVRIGMGSILGLFGGIVLAYILQNFSMITAQYARLFTLTMVLLTFTFAEIFGEGSGILAVAILGLIIGSTEIAHKESIKEFKGDLVIILLSIIFILLAAMIRFEYIWNIGIMGVAVILILLFVIRPTAIMASTVNSMLSFKEKTFISVISPRGVVTASMVTYFAIRIKGLNSTTDGVDVLVGLVFLTVIFSVLLPGIFAGTLARKLGVIPMEILIIGGGGVGRELSQRFDKRGENVVIVDTDESNCQKVMELGIKAVQGDGNDLNVLEKAGIRHAKYIVATTDKDNVNLLACQIAKSKFGFSSNMLVARVNDPNNIPLFSEMGIRSMSPINSAAIILENMVGRHDLFTMCEVGTEGDIIEATISNPKIVGKAIKDINVPKNSLIVLIQRGDQSIIAHGDTILEDGDQITIIGRLGAASETASIMQ is encoded by the coding sequence ATGCCTGAAGCCACATATATTCTTAGCATCCTGGCTGTCGTCCTTTTAATGGGTATTGGAGCCCAGCTTTTTGCCCGGTTCCTGAAGATGCCCAGTATAGTTTTCCTGCTACTTTTCGGCATAATCCTGGGACCGGAAGGACTGAAAATAGTGGATATGACCGGTTTTGAAAATGAACTGGAAGCCATCGTTGCGCTTTCCGTGGCAATAATAATATTCGATGGTGGACTGCAGATAAATGTCAGGCATATCAGGAAACTGCAGAGGAACATTCTTAACATAATAACCATCGGAGTATTGATCACATTCACCGGGGCATCGATCACAGCTTATTATCTTTTGGAAATAGAGCCAGGCATGGCTATGTTATTCGGTGCACTGGTCTGTGCCACCGGTCCCACGGTCATAACGCCACTGGTAAAGCAAATCCATGTAAACCAGAAGATCAGCAAGATACTTGAGACAGAGGGTGTACTGAACGATCCCATCAGTGTAATTCTGGCAGCATTGATATTTGAATGGATACTACTGGACAAATCAGGAATAAGTGCACTGGGATACATGGCCGTTAGAATTGGCATGGGCTCGATTCTTGGACTGTTCGGAGGAATAGTACTTGCATATATCCTGCAAAACTTTTCTATGATCACAGCCCAGTATGCCCGTCTATTCACTTTGACAATGGTACTACTTACATTCACGTTTGCCGAGATATTTGGAGAAGGTTCCGGAATACTTGCCGTGGCCATACTTGGCCTGATCATAGGTTCCACAGAAATTGCCCATAAAGAATCTATCAAGGAGTTCAAGGGTGACCTGGTGATAATACTGCTTTCCATAATCTTCATTCTTCTGGCCGCCATGATACGTTTTGAATATATCTGGAATATCGGCATAATGGGAGTTGCAGTGATCCTGATATTATTATTTGTGATCAGGCCCACAGCGATCATGGCATCTACCGTTAATTCCATGCTATCGTTTAAGGAAAAAACCTTTATTTCAGTTATATCACCCCGTGGCGTTGTAACTGCATCCATGGTTACTTATTTTGCCATACGTATTAAGGGATTGAACAGCACTACAGACGGGGTGGATGTGCTTGTAGGACTGGTATTCCTGACTGTGATCTTCTCGGTCCTGCTGCCCGGCATCTTTGCCGGAACCCTTGCAAGAAAATTAGGAGTGATACCAATGGAGATATTGATCATAGGAGGAGGAGGGGTGGGCAGAGAGCTCTCCCAGAGATTTGATAAACGCGGTGAAAATGTGGTAATAGTTGATACTGATGAAAGTAACTGCCAAAAGGTCATGGAACTGGGAATAAAGGCAGTCCAGGGCGACGGCAATGACCTGAATGTACTTGAAAAGGCCGGCATCAGGCATGCCAAATATATAGTGGCAACTACGGATAAGGATAATGTTAATCTGCTGGCATGCCAGATAGCGAAAAGCAAATTCGGTTTTTCCAGTAACATGCTGGTTGCCAGGGTGAACGACCCGAATAACATCCCACTGTTCTCTGAGATGGGGATCAGGTCTATGAGTCCTATAAATTCCGCAGCTATTATTCTTGAGAACATGGTTGGACGCCATGACCTTTTCACAATGTGCGAAGTAGGTACGGAAGGTGATATCATAGAGGCCACAATAAGCAATCCCAAGATCGTAGGCAAGGCTATCAAAGATATAAATGTCCCAAAAAATAGTCTCATCGTGCTGATACAACGTGGGGATCAATCTATTATCGCCCATGGGGACACTATACTTGAAGACGGCGACCAAATTACTATTATCGGTCGTTTAGGAGCAGCATCAGAAACTGCCAGTATCATGCAGTAA
- a CDS encoding M42 family metallopeptidase: MKQINENLQLFSNAHGVSGYEGNIRQLLEDKLKPYVDDIKVDKLGNLITTRNGSSPSIMIAAHMDEIGLMSKYIDDKGFVHFVKLGGWFDQTLHSQRVILHTEKGDIYGVIGAKPPHAMKEEERKKMVEAENMFIDIGAKDDKDAEAMGVIPGVPITLDREYARLANNRVTGKSFDDRAGCVLMIEAMRIISELDVRSTVYAVGTVQEEVGLKGARTSAFGLDPDLALVTDVTVSGDHPGIEKKHSAIEIGKGPAITISDAGGRGLIATEKVIKWLKETAKQHNIDIQPEVADGGTTDATAIHLTKCGIPSSVISVPSRYIHSPVEIVDLEDIKKGAELLARAVESAAKFF; this comes from the coding sequence ATGAAACAGATAAATGAAAATCTTCAACTTTTCTCAAATGCTCACGGAGTTTCCGGTTACGAAGGCAATATCAGGCAATTACTCGAAGACAAATTAAAACCATACGTTGACGATATCAAAGTTGACAAGCTTGGCAACCTCATCACAACACGAAACGGTAGCTCTCCTTCTATCATGATAGCAGCACACATGGACGAAATAGGACTAATGTCCAAGTACATAGATGACAAAGGCTTCGTCCACTTCGTAAAACTGGGCGGCTGGTTCGACCAGACCCTGCACAGCCAGCGGGTAATACTACATACCGAAAAAGGAGATATTTACGGCGTCATCGGGGCCAAACCCCCCCATGCGATGAAGGAAGAAGAACGGAAAAAAATGGTAGAAGCCGAAAACATGTTCATTGATATAGGTGCCAAAGACGACAAAGATGCCGAAGCCATGGGAGTCATCCCAGGAGTCCCCATCACCCTGGACCGCGAGTATGCCCGCCTTGCCAATAACAGGGTCACAGGCAAATCATTTGACGATAGGGCCGGCTGCGTGCTCATGATCGAAGCCATGCGCATCATAAGTGAACTGGACGTAAGATCAACAGTATATGCAGTGGGTACAGTCCAGGAAGAAGTCGGCCTTAAAGGTGCCAGAACCAGTGCTTTCGGTCTTGACCCTGATCTAGCCCTGGTCACTGATGTTACAGTCTCAGGTGACCACCCAGGTATAGAAAAAAAGCACAGCGCAATTGAAATAGGAAAAGGTCCGGCGATCACCATATCCGATGCTGGAGGCAGGGGACTCATTGCTACAGAAAAGGTCATCAAGTGGTTAAAAGAGACCGCAAAACAGCACAACATCGACATCCAGCCTGAAGTGGCTGACGGCGGGACCACAGATGCAACAGCCATACACTTGACCAAGTGCGGCATCCCTTCTTCAGTAATAAGTGTTCCTTCAAGATACATCCATTCACCTGTAGAAATAGTAGACCTTGAGGATATCAAAAAAGGAGCTGAGCTCCTGGCCAGGGCTGTGGAAAGTGCTGCAAAATTCTTTTAA